A window of Pieris rapae chromosome 22, ilPieRapa1.1, whole genome shotgun sequence genomic DNA:
attaatatcaaaatatttaacaagtaATTGTACAGATTAGGAAAACAatatcttttaaagaaaatacttttaccggattgaagctatgtattattaaacttacaataaataaataaaatataataaaataattttaaaaatttcctaaATTTTGCGTGCTTTACAGGCTAATACTGGCTATATTGATTGTTCTGAAAACGCGGTCgagtgttatttaaattaatgtaagaaataatatgtttCCAAATCATCAATAATTCGatcttttttacttttactaagttacgtttataaaactttcaaattttttttttaatcaaatacgCACGCAAATCCTTTGTACATCTGTACTCTGACAACCATAAAAAGTCATTGTGAGTTctgacatattattttttttaattcatagttGTAAAGGTTTTGTtcctaaaaaaagtaaaatttatctatTGTCATCAAAAATTTCCGTAAGTTTATGAAATGTATAATCTCTAGACATATAAACATGTGATAATGAGAAAATGAGAGTATTATAGGTTTCATATATCCTATTCAGTTATTGTGTAGGCTTACGTAAtcttattctttttaaaaaaacaagtgcCAAAAAGACAAGCTTGAGcctgagaaaaaaataattttgacattttaattttttcttgcTTCCACTTTTACTTCCcgctaaattaatttattttaaatttgtattaattatgacATCAAATCCATATTTAGATGGTATGCATTTAAGTTAATGAaaaggtaatttaataattaattatattaaatacgagTTTGTACGGTTTTGGTAGTAGTCaatcaacaaatatttataaggcTATTTACTACTACCCATGATTTAATACTTtctaaagaatattaataatgtattgtttataatacagGTAAAAATGGAATCAAAACCAGTAAGGATGGTTAATGTTATTCCAATAACAAGACTTAaggtaagatattttaaatacagtgAATATAccattgtttatatatattttaacatgaaACATTTTCCAATTGAATTGTTagcttacaataataataaatctctaCTTTCAGAAAATACCACTACCAGATGATAGTGAAGACACTGTGGCATGTCGTATATGCAAAAAGTCTTTTGCTAATGAAGTTGCATTGAATAACCACAGTCGTCTTGAACACATTGATGCTCTGCTTAGTGGGCAAGATATTTgtgtaagaaaaattaaggTCGATGCAATCTCCAAGGTATGTTATACTTTGTGTTCTGaccaatattttgtttagcTGAGTTAGAATGTTAGAATAGTATTTTAATCCAAGAAATATGCCTGCCTTATCTTTTACTGGGAGACTTTACTTAttggttttatatataatcagGACAAGAGAAAAAAAGGCATGCAAGACGTAGAGTCAGAACACATAATTCTGTCTGTGGAACCAATTGATATAATGAACATAGCCTCAGCACaggattatattataaatgaggTACATTCGTAACACTCTGTAAAAATGATAAGATTATGAtgaattaattagaaaacCAATATGAGAATATTAATAGATGATACTTAAATTTactaatgatattttaaatatatatagatatataatataatattttaggtcCTGTATAGTGATACACAGTAGAATAAAATAAGgcagatatttttctatttaaaatttgtaactttttagactaagtaattgtaaataatgcaataattatttctgtcaaaatattgaatataatgttACAGGATAATGGAAACGATACAAATTCAAGTGATAGCGAAAAGAAAgctaaaaaacctaaaatagAAAAGGTGAAAGTCAAAGTTCCCGTTAAGAAAGTTAAGGAAGTGAAGGCTATCACGTGAGTATCCAAATCCTAGAGAGCCTTAAATTTTTAGGTTCTTTATCTTATTTCAAAAATGCAAACATTTATAGGTACttttccttaaaaataaaaactattaggACCTAAAATGCCCTTTAGGTCTTGATTCTCCAGATTTGTTTGTCTGTTTTATCACTCACTTTTATTATGATGACAAGTATGAACTATCGAGCCCTGTGGCAGTGTGAGTCTTTATGAAAGCTATATCATGATTTTTTAATCGGCATTAAATAAGACTAATAAATGAAtagtcataacatttgaaaatacatttaagtaaaaatatatgttttataatatctatcactcattttaaataaaacagcaaaATAATAGGATATGAGTCACGAAACGAACATAGACAAGCagatatgttatatatgtcGTTAACAATagactatattaaaataaatattattatataagaatagaGAGACGAATCGAAtctcaaaaaaatacttaaccgTGGAGTACAGAGACTAGATTTTACCAGAATATTAATTCCAGCGGGCCGTTTGAGTGTCTTCAGCCATCATCTCTAGTTTCCGATAGTATATGTCACCAGATGTTCTTCTCTTGCTGCGAGTACTCGGCACATATCAGAGACGAACACACGCGACGAAGGAAAGGTGTCAAGTGTCAGGTGAGTTCAAATATGGGCATGCTATGCTGGGTGGGTACGGTAtacctaatccttgggattgatttgctccagttcaaacaatttgtattaaaaacttggcgtttgaaaagagtggcggaaagtttcttgccggttcttcttacccgctctacgcctttgacttgcgaactggttgtaaataatagtaaatataggtacaattaatttaattttgtttttcttgacgttcataagtgtatatgtttacctatataaataaagatatttttgatttgattaaaatgaCCATTTATTCTTTGAATCAAAACGGGATATTGATGTAATTAAGGTCAAATAATAAGTAgtcaatgaaaaaaatcacttttatAACCTTATTTATGTAGAAAACTTTAGTTGGCTTGAAAGTTacgaaacacaaaatataggtaGGGGAGACCGGGGTAGGTTGACCAGTTTTTCGTATTACACATGAACTGGCCTGTACTTTACATCATAATGAATATCGTGCTTTTTGAAGAAATAACTGAagctgtttttaaattatatattgtaaagaatTGAAAATAGAAACCTTTAAGCTGAAACCTGCTCAACCAAACCCGGTCTCCCCTACCCAAAATGTTAAGTTAGTTGATCAaaagaataaagttattttaagaaattttcgTTAATAATTTCGTAATGTttccttaatttaaaaattatgaattttgtaCATTATGGAGGGCATAAGAATTTTGGAAAGGGAATAGGTGATTTGGAGTGAAGTCTGatgcattaaaatttacaagaaaattatttttctaaggTATGCGAGAAACCACTCACCGCTTCTGGAAATGACCAGCTACCATACATTTGTCAGGTGAGTTATTTGTGTTTAGAAGAATCAGTCTTCTGTGccttatatagatttttgggCTCACGatgtttctatataaaaaaacacgagcgagtttttttttttttttgtactcttTACTTTTTTTGTACTTAATTATACGACACAAGAGAGTCCATTAGGTATTAGGGTTACACTGAAACGTAGGCTAATACACTTATCTATACTATAAacgttttgtttattgtatgtcgcagccaactagctgaattagccgttcaatgaACAGCCTAGACTTTTAACTAAACgacgccgtttaactaacggcctgaaagatattcagccgtagcgtttgttacaacatttaatatactGTCTGGCTAATGATAAGGTCTTTCGTAGGATATAGATCTCATATtgagagtccatgggcggtatcacttaacatcaggtgagcctcctgcctgtttgccccctgttctataaaaaaaaaggtgaaacataagacataaaaatatttctttttaaattaaattgcttgtgtcaaattcatataattagTATACACTCTTCCAtagtatttgttgtttttcatgaaactttggaaaacaccatcaaagttgtggtttgCCGACGCCGTATTGACAGTTTGAAACTCTTCAAGTTTGAAGAGTTTCAAACTGTCAATACGGCGTCGTCGTATCGTTTCGAGTTTGATATAGACTGTCAAGTATAAGTTGGCGTTCCAGTGGCGGCGCCTCCTACAACACTCtgtgttgccactttttttgtttagtttggattgatggatattcttagatattacattaaaggtaaataaaaaacttaataacaaaaaattattttttatggtaattatggtctgttagaggcattattccttccatgaattcttcagagtcatctgtgtcagaagaatctgagtcgctgctattcaaatcaattaaaaatggttccattactgtttcaaggcggttgtctgtcatacgataattattttcaacatttataacgtgattacagtgtttctgccattcttcagcagttattttggaaaatgcactatggattctctgttccatgttttcagagaggccagtaacatttgtgtctgcaaatattcttttgaacgAACTCCAAATGAATTCTATTGCATTAAAGTCACAATGATAAGGCGGAAGTCTTACAGCCTTATGaccatgtttctttaatatttcatcaattaagTAGACATTCTCCtgattgattgtttttataatttcatacaattctgCTTTTTTCATGGTTTCCAAGTATgaaagattgttttttttttatgaaatcttgCATCTCTTGTTTCTTACTGTTCATTGTCacgcgtttatttattttaatacagtgaTATGACGCATTGTCCATCACTATTAATGAATTGGGCTCTAAGTTTGGGATAAGCTTTTCTTGTAGCCATTTACTGAAGTTATCTCCATTCATCTCGTCGTGATAATCTCCACTTTTGGTCTTAGATTTGAAACACAAAAGACTATTGGGGATAAAACCTTTCTCACTTCCGGCATTCACTATGATCCATCTCTGACCTTCTGAGACTTCTGTAAGGACACCTTCAGTTTCCTCAGACtgccaacattttttaactttatagccAGGGTGTAAATAAGTCTCGTCCAAATAAACGATTGGCCTCGGATTGTCACTCCTTCTATTATTGTCTATTTCTCGTAAAAATCTTGATCGCCAGGCAACAACATCATATCGCTCCATGAGAACCATCCTTTtggatttattctttttataactaaatcccAACTTGTGTAGTATTTTTCTGAGAGATTCTATACTACCCTTGAAATTGATGTCTGCCTTTAGATCACAATGTAATTTTCTGAGAGTAGGGacggaattatttaaataataagattggATTTTGCGTCTAATAACACAAAGATCAAAGTCATCCAAATCAGAAacagttaattttctttttctacttttacctGGAGTGACTAGTTTTATCGTCTTAGCCTCGGAAGTAGTGTTCTCTGGTGTGGAATTGTCATCACAAGCTGTGGATGTGGAAGGTCCTTGAGCTGCTTGATTAGGGACTTCAGTTCtcgctgtaaaattactttccatgatttttccctctgaaactatacggttcacggttctttcagaaacaccttaaataaaacaaaaaatattttaagttatccatcaatcacatttactttcaaaagcaattattatttttccctaaatttggggatataaatatcacttttaactggcaatactttacctgtcaaagccgctgttcgagcattcacttgttgaaatggaataatcggcccattgttacgtttctcctcttcacaaaaacgttttacagctagaataatttctctagctgcactccgcactacttttggcatgtttcgtaatgatttttacactttaaaacacaaattattagcaccgacacacgtgaggctaccaagctgttagaactgtcaacacaactgtcaaaattagtacctttttCTGCCACACGCCAACTTACACATGACAACCTATAGTGGCAGAAAgtgaaattaaacttaaattaacagtcaacaaTCTAGACAAGTCATGAAACGTCATTGATCtaagtcatttgcctagctgtttgatcaactgacGGCTATTAATTTAATGGCTAATTAAACAAgtgcgacatatatatatatatatatatataaacaaaacgttTATGGTATACGTGTGTCTGTACACAACGTGTAACTCTGACCCGTAATGGACTGccttgtatatttaaaacactgttttgtttttttcaaaaatatatgtatcagCCACAGAAGGCcattaaaaacacaattacTAAAATCTAATTTGGTTTTTTGTGGCTCAAATTGTAGTCCAAATATTTTGgtaattgtttgaaatttattgTCATTTATTTCCCACTTATAGTTTTGCGCCGCCGGCTTCGAGCGCTGCATGGATCTATCCGACCACGTGGCAAAACACCACAGTAAAATAAAGCCATACCAATGCACCGTTTGCAATAAACGTTTCACTCAGCAGGGCGGCCTCGTACAACACATGCGAGCGCATTCGGGTGACAAACCCTTTAACTGCACCTACTGCCCCAAGGCCTTTACTCAAAAGTCCGGTTTAGACCAACATTTACGAATACACACAAAATCCAAACCATACAAATGCGTCATATGCGGCAAGGCGTTCTGTCAGTCCGTACATTTGCAACAACACATGCGCACTCACACCAATGTCGCGCCGTTTCAGTGTATCATATGCCAGAAACGGTTCAAGCAGAGCAGCCATCTGAATTACCATTTGAAATACCACAACCCGTTGAACATGACGGACGAGCAGAAAGAGAAATATACGGAGCTGATGCGAATGATGGGCAAGGAGAGTATCTTTGAATTGCTTGACACGAAAGATGAAGGCGCGATTGAAGTTGAAGGAAACGAAATTGAGGTTAAATTTCAGGAAGTCAGTTGTGAAGAGGAATTGATTGTGGATGGACAGGAATTGCTGGAACAAGATATCGGAAATGCGGTGGAAG
This region includes:
- the LOC110992540 gene encoding zinc finger protein 677 encodes the protein MESKPVRMVNVIPITRLKKIPLPDDSEDTVACRICKKSFANEVALNNHSRLEHIDALLSGQDICVRKIKVDAISKDNGNDTNSSDSEKKAKKPKIEKVKVKVPVKKVKEVKAITGPFECLQPSSLVSDSICHQMFFSCCEYSAHIRDEHTRRRKGVKCQVCEKPLTASGNDQLPYICQFCAAGFERCMDLSDHVAKHHSKIKPYQCTVCNKRFTQQGGLVQHMRAHSGDKPFNCTYCPKAFTQKSGLDQHLRIHTKSKPYKCVICGKAFCQSVHLQQHMRTHTNVAPFQCIICQKRFKQSSHLNYHLKYHNPLNMTDEQKEKYTELMRMMGKESIFELLDTKDEGAIEVEGNEIEVKFQEVSCEEELIVDGQELLEQDIGNAVEVEYID